In Equus przewalskii isolate Varuska chromosome 15, EquPr2, whole genome shotgun sequence, a single genomic region encodes these proteins:
- the KY gene encoding kyphoscoliosis peptidase isoform X3 — protein sequence MPAKEWRLQNSQGSGLQGDKNGNTRPRQPGGKDAHAYPWDRSSLKSMPLDLRQFEKLDTYASQVTVKSGLDELVSDLLQEAHSDLERVRAIWIWICHHIEYDIEAAQEKDRQAFKPTDILRTQKTNCDGYAGLFEKMCRIAGVQCMTVPGYSKGFGYQTGQSFSGEFDHAWNAVYLDGRWHLVDSTWGSGLVDSATSKFTFLYNEFYFLTHPALFIEDHFPDNKNWQLLKPPQSLRQFENNMYHKSEFYNKGMLSAHPETSMIKTVNGKAMVTIESCAPTLFMFMLNGKQEHGLLSLRKNGMKLEVYPPTVGTHKLQIFAKGNSDIYSSVLEYTLKCNYVDDTVQLPAELHQPVGPSWFSEQMGITKPSHPHPIIHTSDGRCSVSFGVEEGISVLASLHGDDGLITEETQRRYIFQLQREKRTELKVQLPHAGKFALKIFVKKRQEAGNYIFVFNYLLCCTNTKVNWPMFPESFGNWGQDNELLEPLTGVLPANRNVPFKLKLHGIAKALVKGQDTWPLTLNSEGYWEGSCSTAGCQEVYVMVLENANHNFYSYILKYKVNAQ from the exons GTTTACAAGGcgataaaaatggaaacacaagaCCCCGGCAGCCTGGGGGGAAAGACGCCCATG CCTACCCCTGGGATCGGTCCAGCCTGAAATCCATGCCCCTGGACCTGCGGCAGTTTGAGAAACTGGACACCTATGCCTCACAG gTGACGGTCAAGAGTGGCCTGGATGAGCTGGTGAGCGACCTGCTCCAGGAGGCCCACAGTGACCTGGAGAGGGTCCGTGCCATCTGGATCTGGATCTGCCACCACATAG agTACGACATCGAGGCGGCCCAGGAGAAGGACCGCCAGGCCTTCAAACCCACTGACATCCTGCGGACCCAGAAGACCAACTGTGACGGCTACGCCGGGCTCTTTGAGAAAATGTGCAG GATCGCTGGAGTGCAGTGCATGACGGTGCCTGGCTACTCCAAGGGCTTTGGCTACCAGACGGGGCAGAGCTTCTCCGGGGAGTTTGACCACGCCTGGAACGCCGTGTATCTGGACGGGAGATGGCACCTGGTGGACAGCACCTGGGGCAGCGGCCTGGTGGATTCCGCCACCTCCAAATTCACCTTCCT CTACAATGAATTCTACTTCCTCACCCATCCCGCACTGTTCATCGAGGACCATTTTCCAGACAACAAGAACTGGCAACTGCTGAAACCTCCTCAATCCCTGAGGCAGTTTGAGAACAACATGTATCACAAGAGTGAATTCTACAACAAGGGGATGCTCAGTGCCCACCCGGAGACTTCCATGATCAAAACAG TGAACGGGAAGGCCATGGTGACCATTGAGAGCTGTGCCCCGACGCTCTTCATGTTTATGCTCAATGGCAAGCAGGAGCACGGGCTGCTGAGCCTCAGGAAGAATGGGATGAAGCTGGAAGTGTACCCTCCCACCGTGGGCACCCACAAGCTGCAAATCTTTGCCAAAGGCAACTCTGACATCTACAGCTCTGTGCTGGAGTACACGCTCAAGTGTAACTACGTGGACGACACGGTCCAGCTGCCAGCTGAGCTGCACCAGCCCGTGGGCCCCAGCTGGTTCTCGGAGCAGATGGGCATCACGAagccctcccaccctcaccccatcaTCCACACGAGCGATGGGCGCTGCTCCGTGAGCTTCGGCGTTGAGGAGGGCATCAGTGTCCTGGCTTCCCTGCACGGGGACGACGGCCTCATCACAGAGGAAACACAGCGGCGCTACATTTTCCAGCTGCAGCGGGAGAAGCGGACAGAGCTGAAGGTCCAGCTGCCTCACGCCGGCAAGTTTGCCCTCAAGATCTTCGTCAAGAAGAGGCAGGAAGCGGGCAACTACATCTTCGTCTTCAATTATCTCCTGTGCTGCACCAACACCAAGGTGAACTGGCCCATGTTCCCCGAGAGCTTTGGCAACTGGGGGCAGGACAATGAGCTGCTGGAGCCTCTGACGGGCGTGCTTCCTGCTAACCGGAACGTCCCATTCAAACTGAAGCTGCACGGCATCGCCAAAGCCCTAGTGAAGGGGCAGGACACGTGGCCTCTGACCCTGAACAGCGAGGGCTACTGGGAGGGCAGCTGCAGCACGGCCGGCTGCCAGGAAGTCTATGTCATGGTGCTGGAGAACGCCAACCACAACTTCTACTCCTATATCCTGAAGTATAAAGTGAACGCCCAGTGA
- the KY gene encoding kyphoscoliosis peptidase isoform X2 — MLAPLRGNLAEKQHPQQTQIITSYDNQGTQLTVEVHPRDAMPQLLKKFSLAKCLQGDKNGNTRPRQPGGKDAHAYPWDRSSLKSMPLDLRQFEKLDTYASQVTVKSGLDELVSDLLQEAHSDLERVRAIWIWICHHIEYDIEAAQEKDRQAFKPTDILRTQKTNCDGYAGLFEKMCRIAGVQCMTVPGYSKGFGYQTGQSFSGEFDHAWNAVYLDGRWHLVDSTWGSGLVDSATSKFTFLYNEFYFLTHPALFIEDHFPDNKNWQLLKPPQSLRQFENNMYHKSEFYNKGMLSAHPETSMIKTVNGKAMVTIESCAPTLFMFMLNGKQEHGLLSLRKNGMKLEVYPPTVGTHKLQIFAKGNSDIYSSVLEYTLKCNYVDDTVQLPAELHQPVGPSWFSEQMGITKPSHPHPIIHTSDGRCSVSFGVEEGISVLASLHGDDGLITEETQRRYIFQLQREKRTELKVQLPHAGKFALKIFVKKRQEAGNYIFVFNYLLCCTNTKVNWPMFPESFGNWGQDNELLEPLTGVLPANRNVPFKLKLHGIAKALVKGQDTWPLTLNSEGYWEGSCSTAGCQEVYVMVLENANHNFYSYILKYKVNAQ, encoded by the exons GTTTACAAGGcgataaaaatggaaacacaagaCCCCGGCAGCCTGGGGGGAAAGACGCCCATG CCTACCCCTGGGATCGGTCCAGCCTGAAATCCATGCCCCTGGACCTGCGGCAGTTTGAGAAACTGGACACCTATGCCTCACAG gTGACGGTCAAGAGTGGCCTGGATGAGCTGGTGAGCGACCTGCTCCAGGAGGCCCACAGTGACCTGGAGAGGGTCCGTGCCATCTGGATCTGGATCTGCCACCACATAG agTACGACATCGAGGCGGCCCAGGAGAAGGACCGCCAGGCCTTCAAACCCACTGACATCCTGCGGACCCAGAAGACCAACTGTGACGGCTACGCCGGGCTCTTTGAGAAAATGTGCAG GATCGCTGGAGTGCAGTGCATGACGGTGCCTGGCTACTCCAAGGGCTTTGGCTACCAGACGGGGCAGAGCTTCTCCGGGGAGTTTGACCACGCCTGGAACGCCGTGTATCTGGACGGGAGATGGCACCTGGTGGACAGCACCTGGGGCAGCGGCCTGGTGGATTCCGCCACCTCCAAATTCACCTTCCT CTACAATGAATTCTACTTCCTCACCCATCCCGCACTGTTCATCGAGGACCATTTTCCAGACAACAAGAACTGGCAACTGCTGAAACCTCCTCAATCCCTGAGGCAGTTTGAGAACAACATGTATCACAAGAGTGAATTCTACAACAAGGGGATGCTCAGTGCCCACCCGGAGACTTCCATGATCAAAACAG TGAACGGGAAGGCCATGGTGACCATTGAGAGCTGTGCCCCGACGCTCTTCATGTTTATGCTCAATGGCAAGCAGGAGCACGGGCTGCTGAGCCTCAGGAAGAATGGGATGAAGCTGGAAGTGTACCCTCCCACCGTGGGCACCCACAAGCTGCAAATCTTTGCCAAAGGCAACTCTGACATCTACAGCTCTGTGCTGGAGTACACGCTCAAGTGTAACTACGTGGACGACACGGTCCAGCTGCCAGCTGAGCTGCACCAGCCCGTGGGCCCCAGCTGGTTCTCGGAGCAGATGGGCATCACGAagccctcccaccctcaccccatcaTCCACACGAGCGATGGGCGCTGCTCCGTGAGCTTCGGCGTTGAGGAGGGCATCAGTGTCCTGGCTTCCCTGCACGGGGACGACGGCCTCATCACAGAGGAAACACAGCGGCGCTACATTTTCCAGCTGCAGCGGGAGAAGCGGACAGAGCTGAAGGTCCAGCTGCCTCACGCCGGCAAGTTTGCCCTCAAGATCTTCGTCAAGAAGAGGCAGGAAGCGGGCAACTACATCTTCGTCTTCAATTATCTCCTGTGCTGCACCAACACCAAGGTGAACTGGCCCATGTTCCCCGAGAGCTTTGGCAACTGGGGGCAGGACAATGAGCTGCTGGAGCCTCTGACGGGCGTGCTTCCTGCTAACCGGAACGTCCCATTCAAACTGAAGCTGCACGGCATCGCCAAAGCCCTAGTGAAGGGGCAGGACACGTGGCCTCTGACCCTGAACAGCGAGGGCTACTGGGAGGGCAGCTGCAGCACGGCCGGCTGCCAGGAAGTCTATGTCATGGTGCTGGAGAACGCCAACCACAACTTCTACTCCTATATCCTGAAGTATAAAGTGAACGCCCAGTGA